The Astyanax mexicanus isolate ESR-SI-001 chromosome 14, AstMex3_surface, whole genome shotgun sequence genome window below encodes:
- the LOC111196018 gene encoding scavenger receptor cysteine-rich type 1 protein M130 isoform X34: MSDAAVVCRELGCGEAVDALGKSHFGSGSGPIWMDDVDCSGSESRLKNCRSPVWGKHDCNETHNSGVICSGARLVLGSRCSERVEVLHGESWATVCDADFNQQGAEVVCRELGCGSPVKLLGAAAFGRGEGQVWSEVLQCRGNKSQTHFCPKSSSLKHNCSHDNDVGLVCAGVLLVNGSRYSGRVEVLHGESWFTVCDADFNQQDAEVVCRELGCGSPVEILGAAAFGRGESPVWSEELQCRGSESQIHFCPKSSSLKHNCSHDNDVGLVCSGSSLASHEGVVRLTGGMECEGEVEVFFRQDWRRVLLDSWSFNCSGSEAHLRNCSSSQAVNCSSTEQLYITCSGTSNTVHSSIRLVGSGGDCAGRLEVFHSGSWGTVSDELWDIEDAQVVCRQLQCGVALSAPVPVPARFGSGTGPIWLNEVECEGNEASLWNCRYQLCGEDECGHKDDVGVVCSEYKEIRLTEGCEGNLEVYYNGTWGNVCVNGMTDETAKLICRELNCGRTGRESWSKARVESAPNWLDNVKCRKHDSTLWHCPSSSWGENRCDNCNEVACITCSENGNTLDLTNWLCDSSPHERPCSKHIPLRLRGGVGSCSGWLQVYHNKTWGSVCGDLWDIRDAQVICRQLGCGPALSANRRAADGSGGGTIWMNRVKCRGNEIHLWDCPHSLKNHTDCSHSAGVTCGGFLYHTLPLNNKRGQMGHFVLQDSQPQTRRIILPQTPPPAVPSIYPVSLLVLGSVLFLALVLLVVLFYQNRVLRRVISKRRKTSAEPVYEEIDTRLIPKRITVSTESKADNEEMQLSYDVIFAGQTPDSAAEEEPDNYDDVIVEQNSNIVMENMLEIYDDVMEVTAGHIAAVKVPPTSLHWTGYIFLESSWSDLQT; this comes from the exons atgagtgatgctgcagtggtgtgtagagagctgggctgtggagaagctgtagatgcactgggcaaatctcattttggatcaggatcaggaccaatctggatggatgatgtggactgtagtggatcagagtctagactgaagaactgtagatcaccagtatggggtaaacatgactgcaatgaaacccacaattctggagtcatctgttcag GAGCCAGGCTGGTTTTAGGTTCTCGCTGCTCtgagagagtggaggttcttcatggagagagctgggccacagtgtgtgatgctgactttaaccagcagggtgcagaggttgtgtgtcgagagctcggctgtggttctcctgtgaagcttctgggagcagctgcgtttggtagaggggagggtcaggtgtggtcagaggtgcttcagtgtagaggaaacaaatctcagactcacttctgtccaaaatcatcttcactcaaacacaactgctcccatgataatgatgtgggactggtgtgtgcag gagtcctgctggttaatggctctcgctactctggaagagtggaggttcttcatggtgagagctggttcacagtgtgtgatgctgactttaaccagcaggatgcagaggttgtgtgtcgggagctgggctgtggttctcctgtggagattctgggagcagctgcttttggtagaggggagagtccggtgtggtcagaggagcttcagtgtagaggaagcgaatcacagattcacttctgtccaaaatcatcttcactcaaacacaactgctcccatgataatgatgtgggactggtgtgttctg gttcttctctggcgtctcatgagggtGTAGTGAGATTgactggagggatggagtgtgagggggaggtagaggtgttcttcaggcaggactggaggagagttctgctggactcctgga gtttcaactgctctgggagtgaagctcatctgaggaactgcagcagctcacaagcagttaactgcagctccacagaacagctctacatcacctgctctg gtacatctaacacagtccacagctccatcaggctggttggttctgggggagactgtgcaggaaggctggaggttttccacagtggatcatgggggacagtgagtgatgaattgtgggatattgaggatgcgcaggtggtctgcagacagctgcagtgtggagtcgccctcagtgctccagtaccggtaccagcccggtttggatctggaactggacccatttggctgaatgaggtggagtgtgaggggaacgaggcgtctctgtggaactgcagatatcagctgtgtggagaggatgaatgtggacacaaggatgatgtaggagtcgtgtgctcag agtataaagagatcagactgactgagggctgtgaggggaatctggaggtgtactataatggaacctgggggaatgtgtgtgtaaatgggatgactgatgaaacggcaaaattgatctgtcgagagctgaactgtggaagaactggcagggagtcttggtctaaagcaagagtggaatcagctcctaactggctggataatgtaaaatgtaggaaacatgactccactctgtggcactgtccatcttcatcctggggggagaacaggtgtgataattgcaatgaggttgcttgcattacctgctcag agaatggaaatacactagatttgacaaattggctgtgtgattcatctcctcatgagagaccgtgctcaa agcacattcctctgaggctgaggggaggagtaggaagctgttctggatggctgcaggtgtatcataataaaacatgggggtctgtatgtggtgacctctgggacatcagggatgctcaggtgatctgcaggcagctgggttgtgggccggcgctgagtgctaatagaagagctgctgatggttctggtggaggaactatctggatgaacagagtgaagtgtagagggaatgagattcacctgtgggactgtcctcattccctgaagaaccacactgactgctcccacagtgctggagtcacttgtggag gcttcctgtatcatactttgcctttaaataataaaagaggacagatgggacattttgtcttgcaag attctcaaccacagacaagaagaatcatacttccacaaactcctccaccagctgttccctccatctatccagtgtctctcctggttctgggatctgtgctcttcctggccttagtgcttctggttgtgctgttttatcagaacagagtgctcaggagag tgatctctaagaggaggaagacttcagctgagcctgtctatgaggagattgacaccaggctcatccctaaaagaattactgtctcaactgaaa GTAAAGCAGATAATGAGGAAATGCAGTTAAGTTATGATGTCATTTTTGCTGGACAAACACCTGACAGTGCAGCAg aggaaGAACCAGATAATTACGATGATGTTATTGTGGAACAAAACTCAAACATTGTGATGG aaaACATGCTGGAGATCTACGATGATGTCATGGAGGTCACTGCTGGACACATTGCGGCAG TGAAAGTGCCACCTACATCTCTTCACTGGACAGGCTATATATTTTTAGAGTCCAGCTGGTCTGATCTACAGACATGA
- the LOC111196018 gene encoding scavenger receptor cysteine-rich type 1 protein M130 isoform X5 translates to MSDAAVVCRELGCGEAVDALGKSHFGSGSGPIWMDDVDCSGSESRLKNCRSPVWGKHDCNETHNSGVICSGARLVLGSRCSERVEVLHGESWATVCDADFNQQGAEVVCRELGCGSPVKLLGAAAFGRGEGQVWSEVLQCRGNKSQTHFCPKSSSLKHNCSHDNDVGLVCAGVLLVNGSRYSGRVEVLHGESWFTVCDADFNQQDAEVVCRELGCGSPVEILGAAAFGRGESPVWSEELQCRGSESQIHFCPKSSSLKHNCSHDNDVGLVCSGSGPIWMDNVHCSGSESTLRNCESAGWGKHNCDHSKDAGVICSGVRVVGGSHCSGRVEVLHGESWVTVCDADFNQQDAEVVCRELGCGSLVEVLGAAAFGRAEGQMWSEELQCRGNESHMYLCQTSPSLKPNCSHNKDVGLRCSGHTQARLMNGSDSCSGRVELQYLSEWGTVCDVLLWRLMREECGCLEGWSVRGRWRCSSGRTGGEFCWTPGVSLRPLWSADSWAVVLYSTSPAPLQHSYMCVTGFNCSGSEAHLRNCSSSQAVNCSSTVQLYITCSGTSNTVHSSIRLVGSGGDCAGRLEVFHSGSWGTVSDELWDIEDAQVVCRQLQCGVALSAPVPVPARFGSGTGPIWLNEVECEGNEASLWNCRYQLCGEDECGHKDDVGVVCSEYKEIRLTEGCEGNLEVYYNGTWGNVCVNGMTDETAKLICRELNCGRTGRESWSKARVESAPNWLDNVKCRKHDSTLWHCPSSSWGENRCDNCNEVACITCSENGNTLDLTNWLCDSSPHERPCSKHIPLRLRGGVGSCSGWLQVYHNKTWGSVCGDLWDIRDAQVICRQLGCGPALSANRRAADGSGGGTIWMNRVKCRGNEIHLWDCPHSLKNHTDCSHSAGVTCGGFLYHTLPLNNKRGQMGHFVLQDSQPQTRRIILPQTPPPAVPSIYPVSLLVLGSVLFLALVLLVVLFYQNRVLRRVISKRRKTSAEPVYEEIDTRLIPKRITVSTESKADNEEMQLSYDVIFAGQTPDSAAENMLEIYDDVMEVTAGHIAAVKVPPTSLHWTGYIFLESSWSDLQT, encoded by the exons atgagtgatgctgcagtggtgtgtagagagctgggctgtggagaagctgtagatgcactgggcaaatctcattttggatcaggatcaggaccaatctggatggatgatgtggactgtagtggatcagagtctagactgaagaactgtagatcaccagtatggggtaaacatgactgcaatgaaacccacaattctggagtcatctgttcag GAGCCAGGCTGGTTTTAGGTTCTCGCTGCTCtgagagagtggaggttcttcatggagagagctgggccacagtgtgtgatgctgactttaaccagcagggtgcagaggttgtgtgtcgagagctcggctgtggttctcctgtgaagcttctgggagcagctgcgtttggtagaggggagggtcaggtgtggtcagaggtgcttcagtgtagaggaaacaaatctcagactcacttctgtccaaaatcatcttcactcaaacacaactgctcccatgataatgatgtgggactggtgtgtgcag gagtcctgctggttaatggctctcgctactctggaagagtggaggttcttcatggtgagagctggttcacagtgtgtgatgctgactttaaccagcaggatgcagaggttgtgtgtcgggagctgggctgtggttctcctgtggagattctgggagcagctgcttttggtagaggggagagtccggtgtggtcagaggagcttcagtgtagaggaagcgaatcacagattcacttctgtccaaaatcatcttcactcaaacacaactgctcccatgataatgatgtgggactggtgtgttctg gatcaggaccaatctggatggataatgtgcactgcagtggctctgagtctacactgaggaactgtgaatcagcaggatggggtaaacataactgtgatcattctaaagatgctggagtcatctgttcag GAGTCCGGGTGGTTGGTGGTTCTCActgttctgggagagtggaggttcttcatggagagagctgggtcacagtgtgtgatgctgactttaaccagcaggatgcagaggttgtgtgtcgagagctgggctgtggttctcttgtggag gttctgggagcagctgcttttggtagagcagagggtcagatgtggtcagaggagcttcagtgtagaggaaacgaatctcatatgtacctctgccagacatctccttccttgaaacccaactgctctcacaacaaggatgtgggactaagatgctctg gtcacactcaggctcggctgatgaacggctcagattcctgttctggtcgagtggagctccagtacctcagtgagtggggtacagtgtgtgat gttcttctctggcgtctcatgagggaggagtgcggttgtctggagggatggagtgtgagggggaggtggaggtgttcttcaggcaggactggaggagagttctgctggactcctggagtgagtctgaggcctctgtggtctgcagacagctgggctgtggttctgtactcaacatctccagctcctcttcaacacagctacatgtgtgtgacgggtttcaactgctctgggagtgaagctcatctgaggaactgcagcagctcacaagcagttaactgcagctccacagtacagctctacatcacctgctctg gtacatctaacacagtccacagctccatcaggctggttggttctgggggagactgtgcaggaaggctggaggttttccacagtggatcatgggggacagtgagtgatgaattgtgggatattgaggatgcgcaggtggtctgcagacagctgcagtgtggagtcgccctcagtgctccagtaccggtaccagcccggtttggatctggaactggacccatttggctgaatgaggtggagtgtgaggggaacgaggcgtctctgtggaactgcagatatcagctgtgtggagaggatgaatgtggacacaaggatgatgtaggagtcgtgtgctcag agtataaagagatcagactgactgagggctgtgaggggaatctggaggtgtactataatggaacctgggggaatgtgtgtgtaaatgggatgactgatgaaacggcaaaattgatctgtcgagagctgaactgtggaagaactggcagggagtcttggtctaaagcaagagtggaatcagctcctaactggctggataatgtaaaatgtaggaaacatgactccactctgtggcactgtccatcttcatcctggggggagaacaggtgtgataattgcaatgaggttgcttgcattacctgctcag agaatggaaatacactagatttgacaaattggctgtgtgattcatctcctcatgagagaccgtgctcaa agcacattcctctgaggctgaggggaggagtaggaagctgttctggatggctgcaggtgtatcataataaaacatgggggtctgtatgtggtgacctctgggacatcagggatgctcaggtgatctgcaggcagctgggttgtgggccggcgctgagtgctaatagaagagctgctgatggttctggtggaggaactatctggatgaacagagtgaagtgtagagggaatgagattcacctgtgggactgtcctcattccctgaagaaccacactgactgctcccacagtgctggagtcacttgtggag gcttcctgtatcatactttgcctttaaataataaaagaggacagatgggacattttgtcttgcaag attctcaaccacagacaagaagaatcatacttccacaaactcctccaccagctgttccctccatctatccagtgtctctcctggttctgggatctgtgctcttcctggccttagtgcttctggttgtgctgttttatcagaacagagtgctcaggagag tgatctctaagaggaggaagacttcagctgagcctgtctatgaggagattgacaccaggctcatccctaaaagaattactgtctcaactgaaa GTAAAGCAGATAATGAGGAAATGCAGTTAAGTTATGATGTCATTTTTGCTGGACAAACACCTGACAGTGCAGCAg aaaACATGCTGGAGATCTACGATGATGTCATGGAGGTCACTGCTGGACACATTGCGGCAG TGAAAGTGCCACCTACATCTCTTCACTGGACAGGCTATATATTTTTAGAGTCCAGCTGGTCTGATCTACAGACATGA
- the LOC111196018 gene encoding scavenger receptor cysteine-rich type 1 protein M130 isoform X9, with amino-acid sequence MSDAAVVCRELGCGEAVDALGKSHFGSGSGPIWMDDVDCSGSESRLKNCRSPVWGKHDCNETHNSGVICSGARLVLGSRCSERVEVLHGESWATVCDADFNQQGAEVVCRELGCGSPVKLLGAAAFGRGEGQVWSEVLQCRGNKSQTHFCPKSSSLKHNCSHDNDVGLVCAGVLLVNGSRYSGRVEVLHGESWFTVCDADFNQQDAEVVCRELGCGSPVEILGAAAFGRGESPVWSEELQCRGSESQIHFCPKSSSLKHNCSHDNDVGLVCSGSGPIWMDNVHCSGSESTLRNCESAGWGKHNCDHSKDAGVICSGVRVVGGSHCSGRVEVLHGESWVTVCDADFNQQDAEVVCRELGCGSLVEVLGAAAFGRAEGQMWSEELQCRGNESHMYLCQTSPSLKPNCSHNKDVGLRCSGHTQARLMNGSDSCSGRVELQYLSEWGTVCDVLLWRLMREECGCLEGWSVRGRWRCSSGRTGGEFCWTPGVSLRPLWSADSWAVVLYSTSPAPLQHSYMCVTGFNCSGSEAHLRNCSSSQAVNCSSTVQLYITCSGTSNTVHSSIRLVGSGGDCAGRLEVFHSGSWGTVSDELWDIEDAQVVCRQLQCGVALSAPVPVPARFGSGTGPIWLNEVECEGNEASLWNCRYQLCGEDECGHKDDVGVVCSEYKEIRLTEGCEGNLEVYYNGTWGNVCVNGMTDETAKLICRELNCGRTGRESWSKARVESAPNWLDNVKCRKHDSTLWHCPSSSWGENRCDNCNEVACITCSENGNTLDLTNWLCDSSPHERPCSKHIPLRLRGGVGSCSGWLQVYHNKTWGSVCGDLWDIRDAQVICRQLGCGPALSANRRAADGSGGGTIWMNRVKCRGNEIHLWDCPHSLKNHTDCSHSAGVTCGGFLYHTLPLNNKRGQMGHFVLQDSQPQTRRIILPQTPPPAVPSIYPVSLLVLGSVLFLALVLLVVLFYQNRVLRRVISKRRKTSAEPVYEEIDTRLIPKRITVSTEKEEPDNYDDVIVEQNSNIVMENMLEIYDDVMEVTAGHIAAVKVPPTSLHWTGYIFLESSWSDLQT; translated from the exons atgagtgatgctgcagtggtgtgtagagagctgggctgtggagaagctgtagatgcactgggcaaatctcattttggatcaggatcaggaccaatctggatggatgatgtggactgtagtggatcagagtctagactgaagaactgtagatcaccagtatggggtaaacatgactgcaatgaaacccacaattctggagtcatctgttcag GAGCCAGGCTGGTTTTAGGTTCTCGCTGCTCtgagagagtggaggttcttcatggagagagctgggccacagtgtgtgatgctgactttaaccagcagggtgcagaggttgtgtgtcgagagctcggctgtggttctcctgtgaagcttctgggagcagctgcgtttggtagaggggagggtcaggtgtggtcagaggtgcttcagtgtagaggaaacaaatctcagactcacttctgtccaaaatcatcttcactcaaacacaactgctcccatgataatgatgtgggactggtgtgtgcag gagtcctgctggttaatggctctcgctactctggaagagtggaggttcttcatggtgagagctggttcacagtgtgtgatgctgactttaaccagcaggatgcagaggttgtgtgtcgggagctgggctgtggttctcctgtggagattctgggagcagctgcttttggtagaggggagagtccggtgtggtcagaggagcttcagtgtagaggaagcgaatcacagattcacttctgtccaaaatcatcttcactcaaacacaactgctcccatgataatgatgtgggactggtgtgttctg gatcaggaccaatctggatggataatgtgcactgcagtggctctgagtctacactgaggaactgtgaatcagcaggatggggtaaacataactgtgatcattctaaagatgctggagtcatctgttcag GAGTCCGGGTGGTTGGTGGTTCTCActgttctgggagagtggaggttcttcatggagagagctgggtcacagtgtgtgatgctgactttaaccagcaggatgcagaggttgtgtgtcgagagctgggctgtggttctcttgtggag gttctgggagcagctgcttttggtagagcagagggtcagatgtggtcagaggagcttcagtgtagaggaaacgaatctcatatgtacctctgccagacatctccttccttgaaacccaactgctctcacaacaaggatgtgggactaagatgctctg gtcacactcaggctcggctgatgaacggctcagattcctgttctggtcgagtggagctccagtacctcagtgagtggggtacagtgtgtgat gttcttctctggcgtctcatgagggaggagtgcggttgtctggagggatggagtgtgagggggaggtggaggtgttcttcaggcaggactggaggagagttctgctggactcctggagtgagtctgaggcctctgtggtctgcagacagctgggctgtggttctgtactcaacatctccagctcctcttcaacacagctacatgtgtgtgacgggtttcaactgctctgggagtgaagctcatctgaggaactgcagcagctcacaagcagttaactgcagctccacagtacagctctacatcacctgctctg gtacatctaacacagtccacagctccatcaggctggttggttctgggggagactgtgcaggaaggctggaggttttccacagtggatcatgggggacagtgagtgatgaattgtgggatattgaggatgcgcaggtggtctgcagacagctgcagtgtggagtcgccctcagtgctccagtaccggtaccagcccggtttggatctggaactggacccatttggctgaatgaggtggagtgtgaggggaacgaggcgtctctgtggaactgcagatatcagctgtgtggagaggatgaatgtggacacaaggatgatgtaggagtcgtgtgctcag agtataaagagatcagactgactgagggctgtgaggggaatctggaggtgtactataatggaacctgggggaatgtgtgtgtaaatgggatgactgatgaaacggcaaaattgatctgtcgagagctgaactgtggaagaactggcagggagtcttggtctaaagcaagagtggaatcagctcctaactggctggataatgtaaaatgtaggaaacatgactccactctgtggcactgtccatcttcatcctggggggagaacaggtgtgataattgcaatgaggttgcttgcattacctgctcag agaatggaaatacactagatttgacaaattggctgtgtgattcatctcctcatgagagaccgtgctcaa agcacattcctctgaggctgaggggaggagtaggaagctgttctggatggctgcaggtgtatcataataaaacatgggggtctgtatgtggtgacctctgggacatcagggatgctcaggtgatctgcaggcagctgggttgtgggccggcgctgagtgctaatagaagagctgctgatggttctggtggaggaactatctggatgaacagagtgaagtgtagagggaatgagattcacctgtgggactgtcctcattccctgaagaaccacactgactgctcccacagtgctggagtcacttgtggag gcttcctgtatcatactttgcctttaaataataaaagaggacagatgggacattttgtcttgcaag attctcaaccacagacaagaagaatcatacttccacaaactcctccaccagctgttccctccatctatccagtgtctctcctggttctgggatctgtgctcttcctggccttagtgcttctggttgtgctgttttatcagaacagagtgctcaggagag tgatctctaagaggaggaagacttcagctgagcctgtctatgaggagattgacaccaggctcatccctaaaagaattactgtctcaactgaaa aggaaGAACCAGATAATTACGATGATGTTATTGTGGAACAAAACTCAAACATTGTGATGG aaaACATGCTGGAGATCTACGATGATGTCATGGAGGTCACTGCTGGACACATTGCGGCAG TGAAAGTGCCACCTACATCTCTTCACTGGACAGGCTATATATTTTTAGAGTCCAGCTGGTCTGATCTACAGACATGA